The Flavobacterium piscisymbiosum genome includes a region encoding these proteins:
- a CDS encoding DUF6341 family protein yields the protein MTAFFEGIQYLFVNILFAPLDFLRHLELITWFGANTINWIFMIICACAIVYWIKQLRIFDDAGTENQDTTAHSFLK from the coding sequence ATGACAGCTTTTTTCGAAGGAATACAATACTTATTCGTTAACATTTTATTTGCTCCACTTGACTTTTTACGTCACCTAGAACTTATTACTTGGTTTGGTGCTAATACTATTAACTGGATTTTTATGATCATCTGCGCATGCGCAATCGTTTATTGGATTAAACAATTACGCATTTTTGATGACGCCGGAACAGAAAATCAAGATACTACAGCTCACTCTTTCTTAAAGTAA
- a CDS encoding DUF6427 family protein: MITSVFKKSTPLNYSLVVILILVFFFIFQIKDPSWVSSYFLAFQKVSLLLFILASFFLVNFIVKKNGLSKDNGYAIFFYLLFILFFPTIFNNANVIYANFFILLALRRLISLQSLKASKEKIFDASFWILIAALFQFWCILFLIVVFISIVFHASRDYRNWILPFIALFAVSIIFLLISLIFHIDIIEFFQKRAVIDFDITYFKNNYENGALSIYVAVALFFVTSMLTTLSNRPQIVHSSYKKVVACFFIAALVYIVSPDKSNDLLLFSIAPLTIMAASHVEYMQQKLNNEIVFYVLILCSLFTFFSQL, translated from the coding sequence ATGATAACAAGTGTTTTTAAAAAATCTACGCCATTAAATTATTCATTGGTCGTAATTTTAATACTGGTTTTCTTTTTTATTTTTCAAATTAAAGATCCATCATGGGTGAGTTCTTATTTTTTGGCGTTCCAAAAAGTAAGTTTATTGCTCTTTATTTTAGCCTCTTTTTTCCTGGTTAATTTTATCGTAAAAAAGAACGGACTCAGTAAAGACAATGGTTACGCGATATTTTTTTACTTATTGTTTATATTATTCTTCCCCACAATTTTTAATAATGCGAATGTCATATATGCTAACTTTTTTATTCTGTTAGCACTTCGAAGATTAATTTCGCTACAATCCTTAAAAGCGTCAAAAGAAAAAATATTCGATGCTTCTTTTTGGATTTTAATAGCCGCTTTATTTCAATTTTGGTGTATTCTTTTCCTAATAGTAGTATTTATATCGATTGTTTTTCATGCTTCGAGAGATTATAGAAACTGGATTTTACCTTTTATAGCGCTTTTTGCAGTATCAATAATCTTTTTATTGATCTCCCTGATCTTTCATATCGATATAATAGAATTTTTTCAGAAACGTGCCGTAATCGATTTTGATATTACTTATTTCAAAAATAATTACGAAAATGGAGCACTTTCCATATATGTTGCAGTCGCTTTGTTTTTTGTAACATCAATGTTAACAACGTTGTCAAACAGACCTCAAATCGTGCATTCTTCATACAAAAAAGTTGTAGCCTGTTTTTTTATAGCCGCACTTGTTTACATTGTTTCGCCAGATAAAAGCAACGATTTACTGTTGTTTAGCATTGCTCCTTTGACTATTATGGCAGCAAGCCACGTAGAGTACATGCAGCAAAAACTCAACAACGAAATTGTTTTTTATGTACTAATTTTGTGTAGTTTATTTACGTTTTTCTCTCAACTATAA
- the upp gene encoding uracil phosphoribosyltransferase, with amino-acid sequence MKIHYISENNSVLNHFLGQIRNINVQNDSMRFRRNIERIGEIMAYELSKDLSYKEVEIETPLGIKKTTEIESDLVLCSILRAGLPLHNGFLNYFDHAENSFVSACRYHPNNDHEFEIRVEYQAVSNINDKTVLLLDPMLATGQSIVAVHEKLIQNATPKEIHIVVVIAAPEGIAFLEKSLPENCHLWVASLDEKLNDKNYIIPGLGDAGDLAYGSKL; translated from the coding sequence ATGAAAATCCATTATATTTCTGAAAATAATAGCGTTTTAAATCACTTTTTAGGTCAAATCAGAAACATAAACGTTCAGAACGACAGTATGCGCTTTCGAAGAAATATTGAGCGAATTGGCGAAATTATGGCTTATGAACTGAGTAAAGATTTATCGTATAAAGAGGTTGAAATTGAGACTCCGCTTGGCATAAAAAAAACAACCGAAATTGAAAGTGATTTGGTTTTATGTTCGATTTTAAGAGCCGGATTACCGCTTCATAACGGCTTTTTGAACTACTTTGATCATGCTGAAAACAGCTTTGTTTCGGCTTGCAGATATCATCCTAATAATGATCATGAGTTCGAAATTCGGGTTGAATATCAGGCTGTTTCTAACATTAATGATAAAACCGTTTTATTGCTTGACCCCATGTTGGCAACCGGTCAGTCTATTGTGGCGGTGCATGAAAAATTAATTCAGAATGCAACTCCCAAAGAAATTCATATTGTGGTGGTGATCGCTGCTCCTGAAGGAATTGCTTTTCTTGAAAAAAGCCTTCCTGAAAACTGCCATTTATGGGTAGCTTCTCTCGACGAGAAACTAAATGATAAAAATTACATTATTCCCGGTCTTGGTGACGCAGGTGATCTTGCTTACGGAAGCAAATTATAG
- a CDS encoding DUF4254 domain-containing protein: MFSKLAYSVFEQSIKDYHQFDNVDQPINNPYPKDKFEHLLYLKNWIDTVQWHFEDIIRDPQIDPVAALTLKRRIDASNQERTDMVEYIDSYFLQKYSDVKVKDGAKINSESPAWAFDRLSILALKIYHMHEEATRAEASQEHRDKCQEKLNILLEQRSDLSTAIDDLLADIENGDKFMKVYKQMKMYNDDELNPVLYQNKK; encoded by the coding sequence ATGTTTTCAAAATTAGCATATTCTGTTTTCGAACAAAGCATCAAAGATTATCACCAGTTTGATAATGTAGATCAGCCTATAAACAATCCTTATCCTAAAGATAAATTCGAACATTTATTATATCTAAAAAACTGGATTGACACTGTTCAATGGCATTTTGAAGATATTATTCGTGATCCGCAAATTGATCCGGTAGCAGCTCTTACCTTAAAAAGAAGAATCGATGCATCAAATCAGGAACGTACTGATATGGTAGAATATATCGATAGCTATTTTTTACAAAAATACAGCGATGTAAAAGTAAAAGACGGTGCAAAAATCAACTCTGAAAGTCCAGCCTGGGCTTTTGACAGATTGTCTATCCTGGCTCTAAAAATTTATCATATGCATGAAGAAGCTACTCGTGCAGAGGCTTCGCAAGAGCACAGAGATAAATGTCAGGAGAAACTAAACATCCTTTTAGAACAAAGAAGCGACTTATCAACAGCAATTGATGATTTGCTTGCTGATATCGAAAACGGAGATAAATTCATGAAAGTGTACAAACAAATGAAAATGTACAATGACGATGAATTGAATCCTGTTTTATACCAAAATAAGAAATAA
- a CDS encoding glycosyltransferase family 9 protein, with protein MRLSAMGDVAMTVPVLRAFVKQYPEVKITVISRPFFKPFFDEIPNLDFFAFDEKERHKGFSGLLRLFRDVKKLKIDAFADLHNVLRSKIVSLLFALSGKKRATVDKGREGKKELTRSENKIFKQLPTMFERHAKVFQELGFYLDLSNSDFPEKATLSSEILEIIGSQNQKLIGIAPFAQYNSKVYPQDLMQEVITKLAENKSYKILLFGGGKKEIEILDSLSQPFENVINMAGKIKFQQELQLISNLDVMLSMDSGNAHIAAMLGVKVVTLWGATHPYAGFLPFNQTMENALTSERNQYPQLPTSVYGNKIIEGYEDAMRSISPEKVVFSIQSQL; from the coding sequence ATGAGACTTTCTGCAATGGGAGATGTCGCCATGACGGTTCCTGTTTTACGCGCCTTTGTAAAACAGTATCCAGAGGTAAAAATCACCGTCATTTCACGTCCGTTTTTCAAGCCATTTTTTGACGAAATCCCAAATCTTGATTTTTTTGCTTTTGATGAAAAAGAACGTCATAAAGGTTTTTCAGGACTTTTGAGATTATTCCGCGATGTCAAAAAACTCAAAATCGATGCTTTTGCAGATCTTCATAATGTTTTAAGATCCAAAATCGTGAGTTTACTTTTCGCTTTAAGCGGAAAAAAAAGAGCCACGGTTGATAAAGGAAGAGAAGGCAAAAAAGAATTGACAAGATCAGAAAACAAGATTTTCAAACAATTGCCAACAATGTTCGAAAGACACGCAAAAGTGTTTCAGGAACTTGGTTTTTATTTAGATTTATCGAATTCTGATTTCCCTGAAAAGGCAACTTTAAGCTCAGAAATCCTCGAAATTATTGGCAGTCAAAACCAAAAATTAATTGGTATTGCGCCTTTTGCACAATACAATTCTAAGGTTTATCCGCAGGATTTAATGCAGGAAGTAATTACAAAATTAGCTGAGAATAAGTCGTATAAAATATTACTTTTTGGAGGAGGAAAGAAAGAAATCGAAATTTTGGATTCACTTTCTCAACCATTTGAAAATGTAATCAATATGGCCGGGAAAATAAAGTTTCAGCAGGAATTACAACTAATTAGTAATCTCGATGTAATGCTTTCTATGGATTCCGGAAACGCACATATTGCAGCAATGTTAGGAGTAAAAGTTGTTACACTTTGGGGTGCAACACATCCGTACGCAGGATTTTTGCCTTTCAATCAAACGATGGAAAATGCTTTAACTTCAGAGAGAAATCAATATCCACAATTACCAACCTCTGTCTATGGGAATAAAATAATTGAAGGTTACGAAGATGCGATG